In Thunnus albacares chromosome 10, fThuAlb1.1, whole genome shotgun sequence, a single window of DNA contains:
- the abcb7 gene encoding iron-sulfur clusters transporter ABCB7, mitochondrial translates to MAPMLAPLKCGFHFQRRKLAFLLRQSSSYHVWSKSRSENGTDHKRQSTFVLTSPPHLRTATWNTNKSENSRHILEAAKHLQVIDKRTCWHGHAGGGLSADPKNVLKEVNSATILSAMLSYVWPKDRPDLRARVAISLGLLIGAKTTNVLVPFMFKYAVDELNQMSGHMLNLNDAPSTVATMATTVLIGYGVSRALSALFNELRNTVFGTVAQSSIRRIAKNVFLHLHNLDLGFHLSRQTGALSKAIDRGTRGISFVLSALVFNLGPTVFEMGLVSAILYYKCGGQFAAMALGTLSAYTLFTILITQWRTRFRIEMNKADNEAGNAAIDSLLNYETVKYFNNEKYEAERYDGYLKIYESSSLKTTSTLAMLNFGQSAIFSLGLTGIMLLASKGIAAGTMTVGDLVMVNGLLFQLSLPLNFLGTVYRETRQALIDMNTLFTLLSVDTKIKERDLAPALTITPQEATIRFEDVYFEYLEGQKVLNGVSFDVPAGKKVAIVGGSGSGKSTIVRLLFRFYEPQRGNIYIAGQNIRDVSLDSLRKALGVVPQDAVLFHNTIFYNLQYGNINATPEQVYQVARLAGIHDAILKMPHGYNTQVGERGLKLSGGEKQRVAIARAILKNPPVLLYDEATSSLDSITEENILSSMREMVKDRTSMFIAHRLSTIVDADEIIVLNEGKVAERGSHYALLSTPGSLYADLWNTQNSKILNSSKNSSEPPAERLSQKEEERKKLQEEILNSVKGCGNCSC, encoded by the exons ATGGCGCCGATGTTGGCACCGCTAAAATGCGGCTTTCACTTTCAAAGACGAAAATTAGCGTTTCTCCTTCGACAGTCGAGCTCATATCATGTTTGGAGTAAAAGTCGCAGTGAAAATGGGACGGACCATAAACGCCAAAGTACATTTGTG CTGACTTCCCCTCCACACTTACGAACAGCGACATGGAATACAAACAAAAGCGAGAACAGTCGCCACATTTTGGAGGCAGCAAAA CATTTACAGGTGATAGACAAACGAACATGTTGGCACGGACATGCGGGAGGAGGTCTAAGTGCAGATCCCAAAAATGTG CTGAAGGAGGTCAATTCAGCCACGATCCTGTCTGCTATGCTGTCTTATGTGTGGCCAAAGGACAGACCAGACCTACGGGCCCGTGTTGCCATCTCTCTGGGCCTGCTTATTGGAGCCAAG ACCACCAATGTGTTGGTGCCCTTCATGTTTAAGTATGCAGTGGACGAGCTTAACCAGATGTCGGGACACATGCTGAACCTGAATGACGCGCCAAGCACCGTGGCTACCATGGCAACGACTGTGCTGATTGGCT ATGGCGTGTCACGGGCTCTCTCAGCCCTCTTCAACGAGCTAAGGAACACTGTGTTCGGCACGGTGGCCCAGAGCTCCATCAGACGCATCGCCAAGAACGTCTTCCTCCACCTGCACAATCTGGATCTGGGTTTCCATCTCAGCCGCCAGACGGGAGCGCTGTCCAAGGCCATCGACCGTGGCACACGGGGCATCTCCTTTGTCCTCAGTGCACTCGTCTTCAATCTAGGACCCACAGTCTTCGAGATGGGCCTTGTCAGTGCTATACTG TATTACAAGTGTGGTGGACAGTTTGCAGCAATGGCCTTGGGTACCTTATCGGCATACACCCTTTTCACCATTCTCATCACTCAGTGGAG GACTCGTTTCCGGATAGAAATGAACAAAGCAGACAATGAAGCAGGCAACGCAGCTATTGACTCCCTCCTTAACTATGAGACCGTTAAG TACTTCAACAATGAGAAGTATGAAGCTGAGAGATATGATGGATACCTTAAGATCTATGAGTCATCCTCTTTAAAAACCACGTCCACACTCGCCATGCTCAACTTTGGCCAGAGTGCCATCTTCAGTCTTGGACTCACTGGCATCATGTTGCTGGCCAGCAAGGGCATTGCGGCAG GTACGATGACAGTAGGAGACCTGGTGATGGTGAACGGCCTGCTCTTccagctctctctccctctcaactTCCTGGGTACAGTGTACAGAGAGACCAGACAGGCCCTAATAGACATGAACACTCTGTTCACCCTCCTCAGTGTCGACACCAAGATCAAG GAGAGGGATCTCGCCCCGGCTTTAACCATCACACCACAGGAGGCCACCATTCGCTTCGAGGATGTCTATTTTGAATACCTGGAGGGCCAGAAAGTCTTAAACGGAGTGTCCTTTGACGTGCCGGCTGGAAAGAAGGTTGCTATAGTCGGTGGCAGCGGGTCAGG GAAGAGCACCATTGTGCGGCTGTTGTTCCGCTTCTATGAGCCCCAGCGGGGGAACATCTACATAGCGGGGCAGAATATCCGAGACGTCAGCCTTGACAGCCTGAGAAAGGCTTTGGGGGTCGTACCTCAG GATGCTGTTCTGTTCCACAACACCATCTTCTACAACCTGCAGTACGGGAACATCAATGCTACACCAGAGCAGGTGTACCAAGTAGCGCGTCTAGCAGGCATCCATGACGCTATCCTCAAGATGCCCCATGGCTATAACACCCAGGTTGGGGAGCGGGGCCTCAAGCTGTCAG gaGGGGAGAAGCAACGTGTAGCCATTGCCCGTGCAATCCTGAAGAATCCACCCGTACTCCTGTATGACGAAGCAACATCATCCCTCGACTCAATCACAGAAGAG AACATCCTCAGTTCAATGAGGGAGATGGTGAAGGACAGGACATCAATGTTCATCGCCCACAGGCTTTCCACAATTGTAGATGCAGACGAGATTATAGTGCTCAATGAG GGTAAAGTGGCAGAGCGAGGCAGCCACTACGCACTCCTCAGCACCCCAGGCAGCTTGTACGCAGACCTGTGGAACACCCAGAACAGCAAAATCCTGAACAGCAGCAAGAACTCGTCTGAGCCGCCGGCTGAGCGTCTGTCccagaaagaggaggagaggaagaaattGCAGGAGGAGATCCTCAACAGTGTGAAGGGATGTGGGAACTGCTCCTGTTGA